aagaaaaagaaaaagaaaaacacggtTCACGACCTTTGAGAAGGTCCCAAAACAGGAAAAAAATGGCTGGGAACCCGAGGTTCCCAAGACCGAGAAAACTTTTTTGCAAATTTCATAGTGAACTTTGTTTtgaatttttgtgaaaatatttaaatccatgaatatttttaaaacaattgaTGAACTTTTCAAATCCGCGAGCTCTTGGACCGGCCCAACACGTGCCCGACGAGAGCAATGTCGTCGCCTAGTTGGGCCAAGGCCTaagtgttttattttcttttctattttttcattTGATTTCTTATTTTTAATTCATTTATCTCTTTTTTTGAATACCAAAATACAAGTTTTAACTAACTTTTTAAACTAGtgatttaaaaaaatataaaatatttattaaatgttttAAAAAACACTTACTGTTTTCAATTTTATCCCTTTGTATTCAGTAGTTGGGGTCATTTCAAGGATGTCCAAAAACACCATGTTGAACGGAGATTATTGGGTAAGGTCAGAACGGTTCATCTGAGAGCACTTTATTTTTCAACATCTTTGAAATGGCCCCAATTTCCCCACCAAAAATGATGAAGAAATGGATCCGATTTTTTTCATGGCCTTTTACgagcaattcaaggcaccatgccaagttcatTTGGTTTTCGACAAATTCTGCATTTTCTGGAGTTTCCTTTGTAGAAGAAGACCGATAAAATGGTCGAACATGTtgcaacttgcatacggtgtcgaAAATTGTTTAACCTAGCATGGTTGCCTACCATGGTCATTCCCATCCGGGTGCATCCTTCATTGAACATGGTCtagttttgaacattttttaagtgACACCAACTTTTGCAGGCAAGGGGCATGCCTGTGGTAAGGATCCATGCCAGGTTTGAAGTTCCGAGAAaatatgcaagttgcgacacatCCAGCCATTTATCTACCTTTTTTAACCGAGAGAACCCCGGAAAAGTCAAATTTGTTGAaaccaaaacaacttggcatgaTGCGTTTAACCGGTAATATAAGATCATGGAAAGATTTGGGGTGAGTTCATGGATGCCGCAAAACATGCTCTCAAATGGACCCTTCTCGCCTATCCGAACACCCTCTGTTCAACATGATCTATTTTTGAACATGCATGAAATCATCCCAACCTTTTCCAGTAGGCGGGCATGCCCATTGTAGGCATCCATCCCGGGTTTGAATGAATTTCCCACAACGTATGCATGTTGTGTCACGTCCGGCCATTTATCAGCTTGTTTTCATCGAGAGAACTCTAGAAAACGAAAGAATTGTAGAAAACTTAAACAACTTGACATGGTGCCATGATTTGATCATAGAAGGAGGTGGAAAAAATTAGGCCTTTCGAAGGATGTTGAGAAACAACGCACCCTCAGGTAGAGCCTTCTAGCCAACCCGTACACCCTTCATTAAACATGGTCTACTTTTGGAGATTCTTAAAATGACCCCAACCTTTTCAAGCAGGTGGGCATGACCATGGCAGTCATCCATGCCAGGTTTGTACGATTTCTGACAacgtatgcaagttgcgacacggcCGCCCATTATCAAGCATTTTTTTACCGAGAAAActacggaaaatgcaaaacttgtcgaaaaccaaaacaacttggcatggtgccttgaattggtcatacaaggcatGAAATTTTTTTGGGCCATTTCAAGCATGTCGGGAAACGACGTGCTCTTAGACGGAGCCATCTCGCCTACTCGAACACCTCCGTTGATCATGGTCTAAGTTTCCTTTTTCCATCTTTTGTAGTGCGTCAAATATAACGCTAAAAAGAAAGACTGTGGTTTTCCTTTTCAACCGGGCTGGTTTTTTCTTCAGTTATTACATGGGTTTCTatattattttgtttttcttttcttttattgattttgaaaaaagttcatcaataatTCAAATTAAGTTCATTGATTTGGAAAAAAAAttaacaaaattttaaaaaaattcattgATTTAGAAACAAAGTCCATCAATTTATAAAAAAGACCAACAATTTTCAAAAACAAATTGCCAACTTGCGAAATAGTTCATGAATTTGTGAAGAAAACTGATCAATTTTGGGGGACAAAGTTCACTGATTTGAAAGAAAAATTCAAGAATTTGAAACTTTTTCGTCATTTTcgattaaaaaaatcatgaattataAGAACTTCACGCATttaagaaacaaaaaaagaaaagaaaaaacaaccaGAAAATGTTGCGCTTTTCCAGTGTTGTATTTTAAGTATAAAAAAACTTACGTAGCACTTGAGGTCCGGTGGCCTAGCTGTTTATTGCGGCTGTGCTAATTGTTGAAGGGCCTAGGTTCGAAACCTGCAGCAAGCACCTTTTTTTGCGGTTTCAGAAAAAAGAAATGATGAATGTGCTGAATGGGCCAGCCCAGCACGGCAGGGTGTGCACGTCCGTTAATGTACAGCGTATACGTGATTTAAAAAAAAGTACAGCGTATACGTGAAGAGTTTATAAAAAATGGCTATCATGCCCCTACTTATGAAGAGGTGTGGGCTAATCTGAGCCGTTCTTGTGTTTAGGGGAGTGTACCGAAGCAGAAGTGTTATTTGTTTGATCAGATGTTGCCTTCACCGACGAAATAAGATGTGAAGTTTGGTTGTATCTTTTGGGGTTGGCAACACATGCACTGTGTCTGCATATGCGTAAATTCTTAAAATATATCTATCCATATCATTTCCAAAGCTGTAGAGTTTTTAATTCTCCTACCAGAGGAAACTTGAGAGACAGGGCGAAACCTAACGCGCCGCCAGCCCAGCCCCCTCACTTCCCCaccttcccctcgccgccgccagggcgcgccgccgggcgaagcccggccggcgtcggcgtcggcgaggATCTCCTTCCTCCTCGCCTGATCTGCTGCGGCGCGGGCGCGGCACCTTGGCGGGGACGCCTCGTTCTGGCGCAGGGCGTGGTGGTGGGGCTGCGTACGGTCGCGCTGGTGGCGGGATTGGACGGCGGCTCTACGGCGGCTGCGTGGCGGCGTGGTGCGGGGCGGGGCGGCCAGGCCCAGCAAGCAGGCGGCGGTGTACGGCGGGATGTCCAGCGGCGGCATCCGATCTGGGCTCAGATGGGCTTCGGCGGGCCGTGCATGCTGCTGGCTTGTCTTCCATGCTCCGTCAATGGCAAACTGCTCCTGGGCTCGACCCGCAACACGAGTACGTCGGGGACTCCGGCCCTCGGCGTGGCGGTGGTGGCTACTTCCTTCGCCGGAGGTGGTCGGCTAGCTGGTTGTGGCATCACACATCCAGTCCCAGCGCCGAGTGGGAGACGATGCTGCCGGTGAAAACCGTGCTATGACTTCGGTCAGGGCGGGCGATGGCGGCATTTTCGCGTCGTTATCTTGATGAAGACATCGCCACTGTAGCTACCGTCGACTCGCTTGCGCTGCTCCGGGTGAAAACCTAGACCCGGGGTTCCCGGATCGAACGATGGCGACACTTTAGGCGTCATTCTCCCTCATGGGGGCATTGTTTTTGGAGCAGCGGCTGGATGGAGGAGACAAGTGGTGGAGCGGTTTTTCATTTACCACATCAAAGATGGCGGATCTCGGTGGCGTGGTGCAATGGGGATTCGGTGTCCGATGCAAGGAGATGGACTCGCGGAGGAGGAggacgctgtctggcgtcatggtggcgtcgatggcagagaggcctagCAAGGTCGGTGCGTTAGTttttgctctgaagatggattggtggaagatggcggcgacagcACATGAGAGTGCGTCAGATCGGTGTATACCCCAAACCCAgtatgtggcttggttggggcctccggcattagatgttaggcatatgtgcgatgtctgtttggtattaggctcggactatcGGCACACCTTCATCAAGTGGATAGAAATAGTGACATATGTTGCTAGTATGGTGGCTTCAGACTATCtgatgtactactttgtaaggtctttgtgaataattaataaaatggctgcatgcatcgctcagatgcagaggccggaggtaatcctccttttctaaaaaaaatcagagaaaacttGAAAAAAAAGAGCTCGTAGACCCCATAGGGAAGGTCCAATAGCAAAATACAGATGCAGTAATCCCTGGTTGTACATCAGCCGGGCTGTTAAAGCTATTGCTCTGTGTTGTATGCATGCCATAAAGCACCTTTAATGCATAGGGAAGTTCATAAGCAAGTAGGAGATTTTCAAGATTCAACAGAAGTCCATTGAGATCAACAAAAGTCCAGGGAAGTCAACAATATACAAGGAAATCAACAATAGTCTAAGTAATTTGTCATGCTCAACCAAGTCGGAAAGGAAGAGAAAACCAAAGACCAAGTGAAAGGAATGGCTCAAGGCGGAAACAGCTCAAGTTACGAAAGAGGCCCGAGAAGGGGTACTTTACCATGNNNNNNNNNNNNNNNNNNNNNNNNNNNNNNNNNNNNNNNNNNNNNNNNNNNNNNNNNNNNNNNNNNNNNNNNNNNNNNNNNNNNNNNNNNNNNNNNNNNNNNNNNNNNNNNNNNNNNNNNNNNNNNNNNNNNNNNNNNNNNNNNNNNNNNNNNNNNNNNNNNNNNNNNNNNNNNNNNNNNNNNNNNNNNNNNNNNNNNNNNNNNNNNNNNNNNNNNNNNNNNNNNNNNNNNNNNNNNNNNNNNNNNNNNNNNNNNNNNNNNNNGTAGTCTTCATAAAACTACTTGACCGAGTTTTAGCTTCCTACCCCTCCCACTTGCCATCTCATGGGTAGCTCTGGTCATTTGAGAAGAACCCCTGGATTATACACCAGCTCTAGAGTCGAGTCTACGAAGTCATGAGTGACTTAGACTGACACCCAGGGAAGGACCTGAAGAGTGTACCGAAAAGACGCATTCGACTAGGACATCATCGTGTCAACTTTGTTGGTGTATCACAACCTTCGCTATAATGCCATCATACACACCCCCGTAATCATATTCACGACCACGCTATTAAGGACACCCCTTAGTAAAAAAGTTGTTTTCACTAAAACAACATAAGTCTCTTGGGGGATTTTCGTAGCTAGACTCGGAAACTCAGATGTGATGTAATGGTGTATGGTTTGTGAGTAATTCATGCTCATTTTATTTAAATAAAATGTGATGTAATGACATTTTGCGCAGCTTATGAAGGTTGTTTTGTTGTTGTCGGTTTCATGGAAATGACTATTTTCCCAGTATGAACTCCAAATCAACAAAATGAAAATGAGAGAGAGTGCAAATATACAAGTTCTATCCATGATTAATCACTTGAGTTGATGGCCAGTTGCCGGCAGCCAAAGTAAACTTGTACCATAACACATTATGAACGACAATTATATGGCTACAATATGATATCTCCAGGTTTTAATCACACTATTAAGTATATATATCAACTTGGCAAGGTTACAACAAAAAGTATAAGGTGTAATTTGTTGGAaaatgtagtagaaaacaaaaaatttatAAGATCATGAGCCCATGAACACTATTAAGatgcataataggtttagatcggaTCGTTACCAACCTCGAGTTACAGTGGAAGAACACTTGGTGTAGATCGCTGATGAAGTCCCTCGAACCGTTCACGAACGATCCCTCGAACCAAAGATCGAAAGCATGGACTCTCTACGGATTGCAGGCATTCAGGCTTCACGATCCCGCAGCGCTTCACCGTACAGAGCTAATCGTCGTCGGAGAATTAGACGAGGGAGAAGAGAACCTCACGGCGCTTCTCTATTATGAGGATTAGACATAACTAGAACTTGTGTCCCGAAACTATTCTGAGAATATTTTCTCATAACTCTCACTCCACTAACACTCAAAAGATCGTTATTCCCTTAAGCATGTGACCCTGTAGGTTCAGTAAAATATAGATATGAAGGAAACTCCCTTTCGCTCAATGATAATGTAACCGTGGACATTCATATTGAAACCTATGAATACACGAATGATgtgcgagtgaacctttggttatcgtaTGCTATTCCCTTTGCTTCACGACACTTTATAAATCCCGGGGTGAGATGTATCGGTATTCTCTTGAGTCATTCTCATGCTCACTATACTAGTCTACTCATTatcagttttgttcttctttctcgttgacatgttcCGGCATCGTTGTTACCTAGTCACCTGTGTCTGACCAAAAGATGGTGGGTGtcatcacaccgagagggccctaagaatatctctccattgttGGATGAGGAAATCACACTCTTGAGCTATCCAACCCCTTGTCAAACTTACTAAGGAACCTGTAAGTTCTCCTTATGATAACCGTGTTATAGCTGACGTTTGAGCATCTCAAAGTTCATCGTTCGGTAAGAAGCGgctacgatactctcatggtctaagaaactaaAGCATACGTTAACTCTCTGTGGTATATCAATAGACTTCTGACacaattcaatatgatcgttcttctaacgtcatactgTCAATGTTGTTTTGGGACTattgttacacttaacgatatcccaaGATCCGGAAAGCATGATCAACATACAATACTTGAGCTAGTCCTAGGGCGAGACTAGGAATCAGATTTTACTGTTTGTCCTTCCACACATGCACGTTTATGAGTTTTCCACCGAATCACACATTTcaagatcatagcagttatagcatagaatatgaACTCTTAATTATAAAAGTGAAAAtagataatacaatattattgcctctagggcatatttccaacataatctTATGGTAGGCAATTGTACATTGTATCGTATGCAAAGCACTATGAGTGCATATATAATACTTTTCCAAAAGAAAGTTGCACGAGTATCATAAGGTAACAAAACATAATGGTCTTGCTATTTTATGACCCGCGAGACCTCCCTTCGGAAAATTATAAGGCACTCAATTATTTATATATCCTTGGAGCACACAACAATCCACAACATATATTAGAGCATTTGGGAGCACAACCTTACGGGTAGACCTCAATGACAGCTCGAGCTCCAACTTTCTTGAAAATCTTATATTCGCTGAAACCTGCTTTCATGAAGATGTCGCTCCAGTCCTTTTCATCCCGCTGCCGGCCTCTCGTCATCACCAGCTTCAACATATCCACCAGGTGATGGGTTTCCAGCATCAGCCCCGAAGCCGAGCTAAGCACAATATCTATCACAATGACTTTTCCTCCTGCACCTCGGGGAGGAATGGCCTTCTTGCATTGTGCCAAGATCTTGATGCAATCCTCGTCGCTCCACAAGTGCAGAACAGACTACCATGCACGGATAAACTTCTGTAAGGTTAATCAAAACTAGCAAGAAAATATACCTTGAATTTAATTGTTACTTCAAACAGAAGAACTGATCATTTTTGGTCGGCGTTCTCTATTGGGTTTCACCCATGGATCATGAACACACGCATGAAACACTAAATATTGGAGGCCACAATGACATGGCGGCTTTATCGTGCAAAGGTCATTGCAAGATTCCATGTTGCCTGTTGATATCATGCACCCCCATCACAATCTTGCGAGCGTGCGACTAGAAACCAAATCCAATGACATATACTGGATCGTGCTACATGCATGACTACATGGAGAACGTTCGTTCGCTTACGACCAGCTACGTAAGTCCTAATCTGACTCAAACTCGACCAAGTTAACTAGCAGTCCCTCTGTTTCTTTGTCTACTTCACATATTAGATTTGTCTTTGAATCAAACTTTGTAAACAGTTTAATAAAATTCATATAGAATATATCAACGCTCACAACACCAAATAAGTACAATATGAAAATATACTACTCCTTCTGTACACTAATATAAGGCTTTTTCGATCACTATTTTAATGacctaaaatgtcttatattagtttacagaggtagTACATGATATATCTAATAATACTGATTTGGTATTATAAAtttaatacatttttctataagtttggcctAACTTTAAAATTTGTAACTTAAGGAAAACCTAATATATGAGCATGTGGGACGAGATGGAAGATGGCACATTCATAAATACCTTGAGCAACACAGCTTGAGCAGGCGGGACGACGTGGAAGATGTCACCAGCAACATACTTAACCACACCTTCAGCCGGAGCTTTGTCGATGACCTTTGGCAGGTCAAGCACAGTGCACTTGATGTGCGGATAGGCCCTGACGATGGCCCTCGCCGTCGTGCCATCACCACCGCACAAGTCAGTCAGAGACTCAAGTCCCTGAAACAGGTCATGGCACTGCCGGAGCACAAGACCGATCCCCATATGGTTATGGGAAGCCTTGGCCTCGTGGACCAGCTTATCCATCTCCGGGTCCAGGAGCGCCATGCTGTCGTCGAAGATGGTCGCGCCGTGCAAGTCCTCGAACGGCGAAGGCACCGGCCCGTCAAAGTCCTTCCGGAACCAGTCCGCCAGCCCGAATGCCGCCTCCACGTAGTACCGCGAGGAGGCCACACGCACGATGGCCGTCTGGCATGCGTCGCCGTCGATGTGGACGCCATCCACCAGGAGGTACGATATCGGGTTGAGGCGGTACGTCGTCCCCGCGTCGGTGGTGTCGAAGACGCCCGCCGTGGCCAGCTGATACAGCAGGCGGCCGAGGAACGACAGCTTGGACTGGGGCAGAGACAGCGCGGCGATCAGGTCGGGGGGCGACGCGGTGCCGCCAAGGCCGTGGATGGCCGTGGGGATGCCTAGCTCGACGGCGCACCGGAGCGCCATGGGCGTGAGGTAGCACAGGGTGTGGCGCCACAGGTCGGCCTGCGCCTTGAGCAGCTCAGCGTCGGTGGGGACGGCCATCTTCTCGGTCTGAGCTGCCATGATCGTATATCTCTCTCTTAGACGGTTAGACCTCAGTGCTGTGTTGTGCTCGTGCACTTGTGCTAATTATATAGGGGGTCGGGGGACTGACCTATACATATAGCATGTGTTGGCTGTCCTGTTCTTTTTTCTCGTGGAACACGAGGATGATAGGGACATAGGGTAGAGCGTATAGGGGAAGGCCCCTTAATTCCGCCTGTCTGCTGAAGAGTAACTAAGACATCTCATAGCGGAATAATCGTAAAAGCGAATACGTATGTGCACACAGGCACAGTGTTTTGGATGGATGTAGACACATGGACTCCTCGTGATCAAAATACGACCCATGGACTTGTGAATGGATGTGGACACACGCACCTAAATGCATCTCTAGCCGCGCCTTCAACAGGCCCTCAAAGCCATTTTTTAACGCCCACGCCCACAAATCGACTCAGTCGTGTCTCAGGGGCCCAAATTTTCACCGGTTAGGACCGAAACTGGCGCCGGCGGactcaggccgaacccggcgcgctgggggcgtcCGAGGACGCCGGTCAATCATTTTTTTGGCGCGAAAGAACGGCGGGCCGGCCGA
This portion of the Triticum dicoccoides isolate Atlit2015 ecotype Zavitan chromosome 7A, WEW_v2.0, whole genome shotgun sequence genome encodes:
- the LOC119334463 gene encoding flavonoid O-methyltransferase-like protein Os11g0303600, with protein sequence MAAQTEKMAVPTDAELLKAQADLWRHTLCYLTPMALRCAVELGIPTAIHGLGGTASPPDLIAALSLPQSKLSFLGRLLYQLATAGVFDTTDAGTTYRLNPISYLLVDGVHIDGDACQTAIVRVASSRYYVEAAFGLADWFRKDFDGPVPSPFEDLHGATIFDDSMALLDPEMDKLVHEAKASHNHMGIGLVLRQCHDLFQGLESLTDLCGGDGTTARAIVRAYPHIKCTVLDLPKVIDKAPAEGVVKYVAGDIFHVVPPAQAVLLKSVLHLWSDEDCIKILAQCKKAIPPRGAGGKVIVIDIVLSSASGLMLETHHLVDMLKLVMTRGRQRDEKDWSDIFMKAGFSEYKIFKKVGARAVIEVYP